One Hordeum vulgare subsp. vulgare chromosome 4H, MorexV3_pseudomolecules_assembly, whole genome shotgun sequence DNA window includes the following coding sequences:
- the LOC123446628 gene encoding uncharacterized protein LOC123446628 gives MFLLGSTAVVHLAPPTAQTPRPHDPRKLQCPLKQGAAAREQQHPPMEVAMQEHPSQAIHGDSSPLKPFAAAKTQAPSQPRRDDVPCSAMSHLQTFSRGQPRPSQPSSPPIGAPSLGEWVPCLRMWRTPRFPAGARPRQPLAPDLLNEHLCRVFLLLCW, from the exons ATGTTTCTCCTCGGATCCACCGCCGTCGTCCACCTCGCGCCACCAACTGCCCAAACTCCGAGACCCCACGATCCCCGCAAGCTGCAGTGCCCTCTCAAGCAGGGAGCAGCAGCACGCGAGCAGCAGCATCCGCCCATGGAAGTCGCGATGCAG GAGCACCCGAGCCAAGCCATCCATGGAGATTCGTCGCCGCTGAAGCCGTTCGCCGCCGCGAAGACCCAGGCCCCGTCACAACCACGTCGAGATGATGTCCCCTGCAGCGCCATGAGCCACCTGCAGACCTTCTCCCGTGGGCAACCTCGCCCGTCTCAGCCATCCTCGCCTCCAATTGGAGCTCCCTCCCTTGGGGAATGGGTTCCGTGCCTCCGGATGTGGCGGACCCCCCGCTTCCCCGCCGGCGCCCGTCCCCGACAGCCGCTCGCCCCGGACCTCCTCAATGAGCATCTTTGCCGCGTTTTTCTGCTCCTGTGTTGGTAA